One genomic region from bacterium encodes:
- the nuoK gene encoding NADH-quinone oxidoreductase subunit NuoK — protein MVPVSWYVALGAALFSIGLAGALVRRNVVVMLMSIELMVNAVNLNLVAFSNLHQHYSGLVIALFVIGVEAAELGVALAVILAWHRHRGALDADAATLLKG, from the coding sequence ATGGTGCCGGTGAGCTGGTACGTGGCCCTCGGCGCGGCGCTCTTCTCGATCGGGCTCGCCGGCGCGCTCGTGCGGCGCAACGTCGTGGTCATGCTGATGTCGATCGAGCTCATGGTGAACGCGGTGAACCTCAACCTCGTGGCGTTCTCGAACCTGCACCAGCACTACAGCGGGCTGGTGATCGCGCTGTTCGTGATCGGCGTGGAGGCGGCGGAGCTGGGCGTGGCGCTCGCCGTGATCCTCGCCTGGCACCGCCACCGCGGCGCGCTCGACGCCGACGCCGCGACGCTGCTCAAGGGCTAG
- a CDS encoding NADH-quinone oxidoreductase subunit J has translation MSGFGTLVFAVLALVALGSALVVVASRRIVASALALVLCFLAVAGLFILQGAEFLGAVQILLYAGSIVVLFVFVVMLANLRGGEGADWSGLSAITGTILGGVVFAQLLAVVARARGWLAPASNGLAPGEGHVQVLGKVLFRQYLLPFEVLSVILLAALFGLIVIGRRK, from the coding sequence GTGAGCGGCTTCGGGACCCTGGTCTTCGCCGTCCTGGCGCTGGTCGCGCTGGGCTCGGCGCTCGTCGTGGTCGCCTCGCGCCGGATCGTCGCCAGCGCCCTGGCGCTCGTGCTCTGCTTCCTCGCCGTGGCGGGGCTCTTCATCCTCCAGGGGGCGGAGTTCCTCGGCGCGGTGCAGATCCTGCTCTACGCCGGCTCGATCGTCGTGCTCTTCGTCTTCGTCGTCATGCTCGCGAACCTGCGCGGCGGCGAGGGGGCGGACTGGTCGGGGCTCTCCGCGATCACCGGGACGATCCTCGGCGGCGTCGTCTTCGCGCAGCTGCTCGCGGTCGTCGCCCGCGCGCGCGGCTGGCTCGCGCCGGCGAGCAACGGGCTCGCCCCCGGCGAGGGGCACGTCCAGGTGCTCGGCAAGGTGCTCTTCCGCCAGTACCTGCTGCCGTTCGAGGTGCTCTCGGTGATCCTGCTCGCGGCGCTCTTCGGCCTGATCGTGATCGGGAGGAGGAAGTGA
- the nuoI gene encoding NADH-quinone oxidoreductase subunit NuoI — protein MIGALVTGFLTTLKHVFRKPVTIQYPEERREPAPRFRGLHALRRYPETGEERCISCCLCARICPTQCIRLVTSGEERKVIDEYDVDLGHCLFCGLCAEVCPEEAIVLSPRYEASYYQRGETILRKSDLLRHGEGL, from the coding sequence ATGATCGGCGCGCTCGTCACCGGCTTCCTCACGACGCTCAAGCACGTCTTCCGCAAGCCGGTCACCATCCAGTACCCGGAGGAGCGCCGCGAGCCCGCCCCGCGCTTCCGCGGCCTGCACGCGCTGCGCCGCTACCCGGAGACGGGCGAGGAGCGCTGCATCTCCTGCTGCCTGTGCGCGCGCATCTGCCCGACCCAGTGCATCCGCCTCGTGACCTCCGGCGAGGAGCGCAAGGTGATCGACGAGTACGACGTGGACCTCGGGCACTGCCTCTTCTGCGGCCTCTGCGCCGAGGTCTGCCCCGAGGAGGCGATCGTGCTCTCGCCGCGCTACGAGGCCTCGTACTACCAGCGCGGCGAGACGATCCTGCGCAAGTCCGACCTGCTGCGCCACGGGGAGGGGCTGTGA
- the nuoH gene encoding NADH-quinone oxidoreductase subunit NuoH produces the protein MDALTLLWTLLKIMIVLLALPVVVGISTWAERKVLGRLQIRFGPNRAGPFGVLQWVADAVKLITKEYVVPAAANRWLFMAAPLFTFVPAATVYTLIPFGRGLVITDVNAGLLMLMAIGSLSIYGVIFGGWASNSKYSLLGALRSASQMIAYELALGLSLVGVVLMAGSLSLVEIVEAQRRVPFVLLQPLGFLIFLIAGIAETNRIPFDLPEAEGELGAGYHTEYSAMGFGIFQLGEYASVWTISALAATLFLGGWQGPWAQSVAGLSLLWFFAKSILFILLFYWLRATLPRLRYDQLMAFGWKVLLPASLLNLLWVAAVVALRART, from the coding sequence ATGGACGCGCTGACGCTGCTCTGGACGCTGCTCAAGATCATGATCGTGCTGCTCGCGCTGCCGGTCGTGGTCGGCATCTCGACCTGGGCGGAGCGCAAGGTGCTCGGGCGCCTGCAGATCCGCTTCGGGCCGAACCGGGCGGGGCCCTTCGGCGTCCTGCAGTGGGTCGCGGACGCGGTCAAGCTGATCACGAAGGAGTACGTCGTGCCGGCCGCCGCCAACCGCTGGCTCTTCATGGCGGCGCCCCTGTTCACGTTCGTGCCGGCGGCCACCGTCTACACGCTCATCCCGTTCGGGCGGGGGCTGGTGATCACCGACGTCAACGCGGGCCTGCTGATGCTCATGGCGATCGGCTCGCTCTCGATCTACGGCGTCATCTTCGGCGGCTGGGCGTCCAACAGCAAGTACTCGCTGCTCGGCGCGCTGCGCTCGGCATCCCAGATGATCGCCTACGAGCTGGCCCTCGGGCTCTCGCTCGTCGGCGTCGTGCTCATGGCCGGCTCGCTGAGCCTCGTCGAGATCGTCGAGGCGCAGCGGCGCGTGCCCTTCGTGCTGCTGCAGCCGCTGGGCTTCCTCATCTTCCTGATCGCCGGCATCGCCGAGACCAACCGCATCCCCTTCGACCTCCCCGAGGCCGAGGGCGAGCTGGGCGCCGGCTACCACACCGAGTACTCGGCGATGGGCTTCGGCATCTTCCAGCTCGGCGAGTACGCCTCGGTCTGGACGATCTCGGCGCTGGCCGCGACGCTCTTCCTCGGCGGCTGGCAGGGGCCGTGGGCCCAGAGCGTGGCCGGGCTCTCGCTGCTCTGGTTCTTCGCCAAGAGCATCCTCTTCATCCTGCTCTTCTACTGGCTGCGCGCGACGCTGCCGCGCCTGCGCTACGACCAGCTCATGGCCTTCGGCTGGAAGGTGCTCCTGCCGGCCTCGCTGCTGAACCTGCTGTGGGTGGCGGCCGTCGTCGCCCTGAGGGCCCGCACATGA